GAACTCGTCGTCGACCGGGCCACCGCGCGCGTCCTCGTCGAGCGGGCCGCCGCCTCGGGGGCGCGCCGACTGGCCTTCGAGGCCCACCACGTCACCGTCGAGCGGCACGCCGAGCTGGCCGCCGCCGCCGGCGGGCACGGCCCCGCCCTGGTGCCGCTCGGCCACGCGGTCGAGGAGCTGCGCAAGGTCAAGGACGAGGGCGAGATCGCGCTGCTGCGGCGGGCCTGCGCGATCACCGACGGGGCCTTCGACATCGTGCTGCCGACCCTGCGCCCCGGGATCACCGAACGCGAGATCGCCGTGGCCCTGGAACGGGCCATGGTCGACCTGGGCGCCGAGGGCCCCGCGTTCGCCTCGATCGTCGCCGCCGGGCCCGACGGGGCCGTCCCGCACCACCGTCCGGGCGACCGGCCCGTCGCCCTCGGTGACCTGCTCACCATGGACTTCGGGGCCCTGTACGGCGGCTACCACGCCGACATGACCCGCACCGTGGCGGTCGGTCGCGTCGCGGACTGGCAGCGCGAGGTGTACGACCTGGTCGCCGCCGCGCAGCGCGCCGGCGTCGAGGCCGCCCGGCCGGGGGCCGACACCAAGGACGTCGACGCCGCCGCCCGCGACCCGATCCGCGCCGCCGGCCACGGCGACGACTTCCCGCACGGGCTCGGGCACGGCGTCGGCCTGGAGATCCACGAGGCGCCGCTTCTCGGGTACGACAAGACCGGTAGACTGACGGATCGGGTTCCGATCACCGCCGAGCCGGGGGTGTACCTCGCGGGCCGGGGCGGAGTCCGCATCGAGGACACCCTGGTGGTCCGGGCGGACGGGCCCGAGATCCTCACCAAGACGACCAAGGACCTGCTCGTGGTGTGACCCGGCCGGGTGCGCACCGAGGGCGGGACCGCGACCGGGAGAAGCACCGTGGCCACCACGAACGACCTGAAGAACGGCATGACGCTGAACCTCGACGGCCAGCTCTGGACCGTACTGGAGTTCCAGCACGTCAAGCCCGGCAAGGGCGGCGCGTTCGTGCGCACCAAGCTCAAGAACGTGCTCTCGGGCAAGGTCGTCGACAAGACCTTCAACGCCGGCACCAAGGTCGACGTCGCCAACGTCGACAAGCGGGAGATGCAGTACCTGTACCGCGAGGGCGAGGACTTCGTCTTCATGGACACCGAGACCTACGATCAGCCGCACATCCCGGCCGCCACGGTCGGCACCTCCGCCGACTACCTGCTCCCCGAGCAGAACGCGGTGATCGCCTTCAACGACGGCACCCCCCTGTACGTCGAGCTGCCCGCCGCCGTGGTCCTGGAGATCACCCACACCGACCCGGGCCTGCAGGGCGACCGCTCCACCGGCGGCAGCAAGCCCGCCACCCTGGAGACCGGGGCCGAGATCCAGGTCCCGCTCTTCATCACCACCGGCGAGAAGGTCAAGGTCGACACCCGCTCCGGCGAATACCTCGGCCGCGGCTGATGTCCGCACGCACCAAGGCCCGCAAGCTGGCCCTGGACATCCTGTACGCGTCGGAGATGCGGGGCATGGAGCCCGGCGAGCTGCTCGCCCAGCGCGGCCGGCCCAACACCGACGAGCTGTCGGCCCGCGAGCACGCCGTCCGGCTGATCGAGGGCGTGCAGGAGCATCGCGAGCGGATCGACGAGCTGCTGGCCACCTACGCCACCGGCTGGACCCTGGACCGGATGCCCGCCGTCGACCGCAACCTGCTGCGCCTGGGCTCCTTCGAGCTGCTGTGGGTCGACGACGTCCCGGACGGGGTCGCCGTCAGCGAGGCGGTGGCGCTGGCCACCGAATTGTCCACCGACGAGTCCCCGAGGTTCGTCAACGGGCTGCTGTCGCGGCTGCAGGAGCTCAAACCGTCACTGGCCCTGTAGCGACCGGGACTAGGGTGGTCTCGATGACGGACACGACCGAGCGCCGGATGGGCGGGAACGCGACGATGCACACCCGGGGGACCGGGCGGGTGCGG
The DNA window shown above is from Thermomonospora umbrina and carries:
- a CDS encoding M24 family metallopeptidase codes for the protein MADEHPEHPEHRERRTRLAALVAAADADAALITRLVNVRYLTGLAASNAALLIRADGVAVLATDARYAGTARVAAPDLELVVDRATARVLVERAAASGARRLAFEAHHVTVERHAELAAAAGGHGPALVPLGHAVEELRKVKDEGEIALLRRACAITDGAFDIVLPTLRPGITEREIAVALERAMVDLGAEGPAFASIVAAGPDGAVPHHRPGDRPVALGDLLTMDFGALYGGYHADMTRTVAVGRVADWQREVYDLVAAAQRAGVEAARPGADTKDVDAAARDPIRAAGHGDDFPHGLGHGVGLEIHEAPLLGYDKTGRLTDRVPITAEPGVYLAGRGGVRIEDTLVVRADGPEILTKTTKDLLVV
- the efp gene encoding elongation factor P codes for the protein MATTNDLKNGMTLNLDGQLWTVLEFQHVKPGKGGAFVRTKLKNVLSGKVVDKTFNAGTKVDVANVDKREMQYLYREGEDFVFMDTETYDQPHIPAATVGTSADYLLPEQNAVIAFNDGTPLYVELPAAVVLEITHTDPGLQGDRSTGGSKPATLETGAEIQVPLFITTGEKVKVDTRSGEYLGRG
- the nusB gene encoding transcription antitermination factor NusB codes for the protein MSARTKARKLALDILYASEMRGMEPGELLAQRGRPNTDELSAREHAVRLIEGVQEHRERIDELLATYATGWTLDRMPAVDRNLLRLGSFELLWVDDVPDGVAVSEAVALATELSTDESPRFVNGLLSRLQELKPSLAL